In Oleiharenicola lentus, the following are encoded in one genomic region:
- a CDS encoding glycosyl hydrolase 115 family protein, with the protein MSHRLLLLSCLSGLLLCLTPAWAALSETSLVVPAGTAGALPLVTGAQPAPLFAADNDWPGVLRAARDLQKDIERVTGRKPEFSTSMTVQAPVAVLIGTIGKSALIDGLVAAGKLDVAAIRGKWEAFVIETVDQPLPGVDRALVIAGSDKRGTIYGIYEISEHIGVSPWYFWADVPVKKSAGLFLAPGRTVVGSPAVQYRGLFLNDEAPALTGWVYEKYGRFGREFHADLFELMLRLRANYLWPAMWLPRAFNDDDPENPRLADEYGIVMGTSHHEPLMRAHAEWGKYGKGAWDYSKNDAVLRDFWRSSVERTKNFENIMSLGMRGDGDEAMTADTNTKLLERIVADQRKIISDVTGKPVEQQPQLWALYKEVQDYYEAGMRVPDDVILLWCDDNWGNIRRLPTPEERKRPGGAGVYYHFDYVGGPRNYKWINVTPITKVWEQMHLAWQLEANRIWIVNVGDLKPMEFPLEFFIRYAWNPARWPYEKLEDYSQQWAAREFGAEHAAEVAALINGYSKLNRRRTPELLEPDTYSLTNYREAERLLAEWADLVARAEKLNAALAPEYRDAFYQLVLYPVKASAGVHELYVSVGLNRLYARQGRTDANLFSARARELFAADRKLAEQYHRLGGGKWNHMMSQIKFGYTYWQSPEMDAMPAVHEVLPRAGASLGAAIEGSEVGWPVYGAPRPVLPELNVLHGKTTRWVELFNRGAEGYDFKVSADQPWVKVSAVAGRVEDRSVRIKLGVDWDAVPAGKTAATVTFNGGGAGRFAVQLPVHKPAETVKGFVESDRHIAINALSFDRAVEAGGATWQKLPGFGRTHGGVTAFPVTLPAVTPGGATPRLEYDLHAFSSGDVKVEVHLAPSLDFQSGEGLRYAVSIDDEPPQVVKVGTWTPQANWYAAVADSVRRVATLHKLAAPGQHTLKFWLVDPGVVLERIVIDTAPPPAAPPARGPRPAPGVRPSYLGPPESPRG; encoded by the coding sequence ATGAGCCATCGCCTGCTGCTCCTGTCCTGTTTGTCCGGCCTGTTGCTTTGTCTGACCCCGGCCTGGGCCGCGCTCAGCGAAACCTCCCTGGTTGTGCCGGCCGGCACGGCCGGAGCCCTCCCCCTCGTGACAGGCGCGCAGCCCGCTCCGCTGTTTGCCGCGGACAACGACTGGCCGGGCGTGCTGCGCGCGGCCCGCGACCTCCAAAAGGACATCGAGCGCGTGACGGGGCGGAAACCGGAATTTTCAACGAGCATGACCGTGCAAGCCCCCGTGGCCGTCCTGATCGGGACCATCGGCAAAAGCGCGCTCATCGACGGCCTCGTGGCCGCCGGCAAACTCGACGTCGCCGCCATCCGCGGGAAGTGGGAGGCCTTCGTCATCGAGACGGTCGACCAGCCGCTGCCCGGCGTGGACCGCGCCCTCGTCATCGCCGGCAGCGACAAGCGCGGCACCATCTACGGCATCTACGAAATCTCCGAACACATCGGTGTGTCGCCGTGGTATTTCTGGGCCGATGTTCCGGTGAAGAAGAGCGCCGGACTGTTCCTCGCCCCCGGCCGCACCGTCGTCGGCAGCCCGGCCGTGCAATACCGCGGCCTCTTCCTCAACGACGAGGCGCCCGCCCTCACCGGCTGGGTTTACGAAAAATACGGCCGCTTCGGCCGCGAGTTTCACGCCGACCTCTTCGAGCTGATGCTCCGCCTGCGCGCCAACTACCTCTGGCCCGCCATGTGGCTGCCCCGGGCCTTCAACGACGACGACCCCGAGAACCCGCGCCTCGCCGACGAATACGGCATCGTCATGGGCACCTCGCACCACGAGCCGCTCATGCGCGCCCACGCCGAGTGGGGCAAGTACGGCAAGGGCGCGTGGGATTATTCCAAGAACGACGCCGTGCTCCGCGACTTCTGGCGCTCCAGTGTCGAGCGCACCAAGAACTTCGAGAACATCATGTCGCTCGGCATGCGCGGCGACGGCGACGAGGCCATGACGGCCGACACCAACACCAAGCTGCTCGAGCGGATCGTGGCCGACCAGCGGAAGATCATCAGCGACGTCACCGGCAAGCCGGTCGAGCAGCAGCCCCAGCTCTGGGCGCTCTACAAGGAGGTGCAGGACTACTACGAGGCCGGTATGCGCGTGCCCGACGACGTGATCCTGCTCTGGTGCGACGACAACTGGGGCAACATCCGCCGCCTGCCCACACCCGAAGAGCGCAAGCGCCCGGGCGGCGCGGGCGTTTACTATCACTTCGACTACGTGGGCGGTCCGCGAAACTACAAGTGGATCAATGTCACCCCAATCACGAAGGTCTGGGAGCAGATGCACCTCGCCTGGCAGCTCGAGGCCAACCGCATCTGGATCGTCAACGTTGGCGACCTCAAGCCGATGGAGTTCCCGCTTGAGTTCTTCATCCGCTACGCGTGGAACCCCGCCCGCTGGCCCTACGAGAAACTGGAGGATTACTCGCAGCAGTGGGCCGCACGTGAGTTCGGCGCGGAGCACGCCGCCGAAGTCGCCGCGCTCATCAACGGCTACTCCAAGCTCAACCGCCGCCGCACGCCCGAGCTGCTCGAGCCCGACACCTACAGCCTGACCAACTACCGCGAGGCCGAGCGCCTGCTCGCCGAGTGGGCGGACCTCGTTGCCCGCGCGGAGAAACTCAACGCCGCCCTCGCACCCGAATACCGCGACGCGTTCTACCAGCTCGTGCTCTATCCGGTGAAAGCCAGCGCCGGCGTGCACGAACTCTACGTTTCCGTTGGCCTCAACCGGCTCTACGCGCGGCAGGGCCGCACCGACGCCAACCTGTTCTCCGCCCGCGCCCGCGAACTCTTCGCCGCCGACCGAAAGCTCGCCGAGCAGTATCACCGGCTCGGCGGCGGCAAGTGGAACCACATGATGAGCCAGATCAAGTTCGGCTACACCTACTGGCAATCGCCCGAGATGGACGCCATGCCGGCGGTGCACGAGGTGCTGCCGCGTGCCGGCGCCTCGCTCGGCGCCGCCATCGAGGGCTCCGAGGTCGGCTGGCCGGTCTATGGCGCGCCTCGCCCGGTGCTGCCCGAGCTGAATGTGCTGCATGGGAAAACCACGCGCTGGGTCGAGCTGTTCAACCGCGGGGCCGAGGGCTATGACTTCAAGGTCTCCGCCGATCAGCCGTGGGTGAAAGTGTCCGCCGTTGCCGGTCGCGTCGAGGACCGCTCCGTGCGGATTAAGCTCGGCGTGGACTGGGACGCCGTGCCCGCAGGCAAGACCGCCGCTACCGTGACCTTCAACGGCGGCGGTGCCGGGCGTTTCGCCGTGCAGCTGCCCGTGCACAAACCGGCCGAAACTGTGAAGGGATTTGTGGAGTCCGACCGTCACATCGCGATCAACGCGCTCAGCTTCGACCGGGCCGTCGAGGCCGGCGGGGCGACCTGGCAGAAGCTGCCTGGTTTCGGACGTACGCATGGCGGCGTCACGGCTTTCCCCGTGACCCTGCCGGCGGTGACGCCCGGCGGCGCCACACCGCGGCTCGAATACGACCTGCACGCGTTCTCGTCCGGTGACGTGAAGGTGGAGGTGCATCTCGCGCCGTCGCTCGACTTCCAGTCCGGCGAGGGCCTGCGCTACGCCGTCTCGATTGACGACGAGCCGCCGCAGGTCGTGAAGGTCGGCACCTGGACGCCACAGGCCAACTGGTATGCCGCCGTCGCCGACAGCGTTCGCCGCGTCGCAACCTTGCACAAGCTCGCCGCCCCCGGCCAGCACACGCTCAAGTTCTGGCTCGTGGACCCCGGCGTCGTGCTCGAGCGCATCGTCATCGACACCGCGCCTCCGCCCGCCGCCCCGCCCGCGCGCGGCCCGCGCCCCGCGCCGGGTGTGCGCCCCAGCTACCTCGGCCCGCCGGAGAGCCCGCGCGGATGA
- a CDS encoding tetratricopeptide repeat protein: protein MKPGLKIGSGLLLGAVLAGGGFWWWQAGGTQQAVTGTLPARPDLANAPAAIRDRLAAAEAQARSRFQSVDGLRALTRLYHANGFPEEALHGYRALQQLEPGEARWFHLAALLTAGYGELEPALELWTRATALDPTYTPAWLRLGETYLKANRPAEAEAAFKAVLQRTPDDAYALFGLARLDFEAQRWDDARQKLETVVNRTNYTVGYDLIVSLYERLGQRDRATAIRAAAKASGAYRDPADPWADGLIENCFEPYRLGIAAGNLARNGDPAGAVRLLQRAVEVAPDDVSALYQLGTLLIQQGDHAGAIQQLRRCTELSPDFADGWANLSALQEMLGEKSAAERTLAEGLKNCPQSPGLHLQFARNLQKAGRVAEAIAEFQTSIRLRPNEPDAYLELGNLLIRQGRSGEGVAEMQRALAAEPEHPMALSVLAFNAIQTGNEAEARRWMTAVREQPRVPREQLSRLVSAYREQFGRAP, encoded by the coding sequence ATGAAACCCGGCCTCAAGATTGGTTCCGGGCTGTTGCTCGGCGCCGTGCTCGCCGGCGGCGGCTTCTGGTGGTGGCAGGCCGGCGGCACGCAGCAGGCGGTTACCGGCACCCTGCCGGCGCGGCCCGACCTGGCCAACGCCCCGGCCGCAATCCGCGACCGCCTCGCCGCCGCCGAGGCACAAGCGCGCAGCCGCTTCCAGTCCGTCGACGGCCTGCGCGCTCTCACCCGCCTTTACCACGCCAACGGGTTCCCCGAGGAGGCGTTGCACGGCTACCGTGCCCTCCAACAGCTGGAGCCCGGCGAGGCGCGCTGGTTCCACCTGGCGGCGCTGCTCACAGCCGGCTACGGCGAGCTCGAGCCCGCGCTCGAACTCTGGACACGCGCCACCGCCCTCGACCCCACCTACACGCCGGCCTGGCTGCGTCTGGGTGAAACCTATCTCAAGGCTAACCGGCCCGCCGAGGCCGAGGCCGCGTTCAAGGCCGTGCTCCAGCGCACCCCCGACGACGCCTATGCGCTGTTCGGCCTCGCCCGGCTCGACTTCGAGGCGCAGCGCTGGGACGACGCGCGGCAAAAGCTCGAGACCGTCGTCAACCGCACCAATTACACCGTCGGCTACGACCTCATCGTCTCGCTCTACGAACGCCTCGGCCAGCGCGACCGCGCCACCGCCATTCGCGCCGCCGCCAAGGCCTCGGGCGCCTACCGCGATCCCGCCGACCCGTGGGCCGACGGACTGATCGAGAATTGCTTCGAGCCCTACCGCCTCGGCATTGCCGCGGGCAACCTCGCGCGCAACGGCGATCCGGCCGGGGCGGTGCGCCTGCTGCAGCGCGCGGTTGAGGTCGCGCCCGACGACGTGTCCGCCCTCTACCAGCTCGGCACCCTGCTCATCCAGCAGGGCGACCACGCCGGCGCGATCCAGCAGCTGCGGCGCTGCACCGAACTTTCCCCCGATTTCGCCGACGGTTGGGCCAACCTCAGCGCCCTGCAGGAGATGCTGGGCGAGAAATCCGCCGCCGAGCGCACCCTCGCCGAGGGTTTGAAAAACTGTCCGCAGTCTCCCGGCCTGCACCTGCAGTTTGCCCGCAACCTCCAGAAAGCCGGCCGCGTTGCCGAGGCGATCGCCGAGTTCCAGACCTCGATCCGCCTGCGCCCGAACGAGCCCGACGCCTACCTTGAGCTGGGCAACCTGCTCATCCGGCAGGGCCGCAGCGGCGAGGGCGTGGCCGAGATGCAGCGCGCCCTCGCCGCCGAGCCCGAACATCCGATGGCGCTGAGCGTGCTCGCCTTCAATGCCATCCAGACGGGCAACGAAGCCGAAGCCCGGCGCTGGATGACCGCCGTGCGCGAACAGCCGCGGGTGCCACGCGAGCAGCTGTCCCGCCTCGTCAGCGCCTACCGCGAGCAGTTCGGCCGCGCGCCGTGA
- a CDS encoding FG-GAP-like repeat-containing protein, translated as MTTTGSTGLMRALPPPFSNLRCPPVAGLLRTVPPWVALALLVVTAPAAEGLVAEPLAPRSPVRGPTLFATLAPGDTGIVAENRYADPRMWTDRYSEIIYGPMGTGVAIGDYDGDGRPDVFIVSKTEQSRLFRNHGNWKFEDVTAKSGIVEPGKPAGWTQGAAFADVDNDGRLDLYLCRFGVPNQLFMNRGDGTFREEAAARGLAVTDASGMGAFCDYDRDGDLDVYLQTNLFDTVKAPQGQKDYLFRNRGDGTYEEVTTAAGIAPIETAGHSATWWDYDGDGWPDLYVANDYAVPDFLYRNNRDGTFTNVINEAIAQTPHSSMGSDLGDADNDGRVDLFVADMAATTREKDQRGMAKIRAMLDSAVHPTGEAFQFMRNALHLGTGTARLREGAQLAGIAATDWTWSVRFDDFDNDGRIDLHVTNGMIREYHNADQHQVLMALENPADSRRAMQAAPVFAERNLAFRNEGALRFREVGTEWGLGQLGVSLGAATGDLDGDGDLDLIYANYQSGPTVLRNDSDTGHRLVIALRGTTSNRFGVGATVRIKTATGEQVRTLVLARGYLSTSEPVLHFGLGSAERVQELTVEWPSGHRQSFGNLAADQKLTLIEPAGPARPTASVPPAALFQADSLGLVSREQPEADANAQPFQPFTFDRRGPALAVLPVGKGEQLLLGGTTRDPLRGFSADNLDDGPLLVFEANGDGVPDLLQTKAGTSRPFGPDYQPKLHLGTPTGFTPAALPAIPQSTGAATAADLDRDGDLDAFLGARVLPGRYPLTPRSVLLRNDGGTFTELPLPENGELGLVTSAVFSDLDQDGWPDLILATEWGTVRYLHNDAGKAFTDRSVAQGFTQSGFWSSLVAADFNGDGRPDFAVGNLGLNTPYHSGPAILFHGRFGDGGPPSVIEATQEDGKLFPRRSRNELGGRIAGLLRRYPRHNEFAKIALPEIVGAERLARARRFDATELRSGVYLSQPTGPHRFVPLPWEVQLAPVQGMVALDLTGDGFADLALGQNSHSPTPSLGRFTGGLGVILVNDGRGDFRALDPQQSGFIVPGDVRALVVADLDGDARPELVASRSEQPVLAFLRSGFTGHQPLRVVLQGPSGNPTAIGARVTLTLADGSVRTAEVAAASGYYSQSSPAAFFWLPVAPRSLAVTWPDGRVSTHAIESNGSAHLVIAAPR; from the coding sequence TTGACCACGACGGGCTCCACCGGTCTGATGCGGGCGTTGCCGCCCCCGTTTTCCAACCTCCGTTGCCCCCCGGTTGCCGGGCTCCTCCGGACCGTCCCGCCTTGGGTGGCGCTGGCCCTGCTGGTGGTGACCGCGCCGGCGGCCGAGGGCCTGGTGGCCGAGCCGCTCGCTCCGCGCAGTCCCGTGCGCGGCCCGACGCTCTTTGCCACGCTGGCTCCGGGGGACACGGGCATCGTGGCCGAAAACCGTTACGCCGATCCGCGCATGTGGACCGACCGCTACTCGGAAATCATCTACGGCCCGATGGGCACGGGTGTGGCGATCGGCGACTACGATGGCGACGGCCGGCCCGACGTGTTCATCGTCAGCAAAACCGAGCAAAGCCGGCTCTTCCGCAATCACGGCAACTGGAAGTTCGAGGACGTCACGGCGAAGTCCGGCATCGTCGAACCGGGCAAACCCGCGGGCTGGACCCAGGGCGCGGCCTTCGCCGACGTGGACAACGACGGTCGCCTCGACCTCTACCTCTGCCGCTTCGGGGTGCCGAACCAGCTGTTCATGAACCGGGGCGACGGCACCTTCCGCGAGGAGGCGGCGGCGCGGGGACTTGCCGTGACCGATGCGAGCGGCATGGGCGCGTTCTGCGACTACGACCGCGACGGCGACCTCGACGTTTATCTGCAGACCAACCTGTTCGACACGGTGAAGGCGCCGCAGGGGCAGAAGGATTACCTGTTCCGCAACCGGGGCGACGGCACCTACGAGGAGGTGACCACAGCGGCCGGCATCGCCCCGATCGAAACCGCCGGCCACTCGGCGACGTGGTGGGACTACGACGGCGACGGCTGGCCCGATCTCTACGTCGCCAACGACTACGCCGTGCCGGATTTTCTCTACCGCAACAACCGCGACGGCACCTTCACCAACGTGATCAACGAGGCGATCGCCCAGACGCCGCACTCCTCCATGGGCTCCGACTTGGGCGACGCAGACAACGACGGCCGGGTGGATCTCTTCGTGGCCGACATGGCCGCGACCACGCGGGAAAAGGACCAGCGCGGCATGGCGAAGATCCGCGCCATGCTCGACTCGGCAGTGCATCCAACAGGCGAAGCCTTTCAGTTCATGCGCAACGCGCTGCACCTTGGCACCGGCACCGCGCGCCTGCGCGAGGGCGCACAACTGGCCGGGATCGCGGCCACGGACTGGACCTGGTCGGTGCGCTTCGATGACTTCGACAACGATGGCCGGATCGACCTGCACGTCACCAACGGCATGATCCGCGAATACCACAACGCCGACCAGCACCAGGTGCTTATGGCGCTGGAGAATCCCGCCGATTCGCGCCGGGCCATGCAGGCGGCCCCGGTTTTCGCCGAGCGAAACTTGGCGTTCCGCAACGAAGGTGCACTGAGGTTCAGGGAAGTCGGCACCGAGTGGGGACTGGGTCAGCTGGGCGTGAGCTTGGGCGCGGCCACGGGCGACCTCGACGGCGACGGCGACCTCGACCTGATCTACGCCAACTACCAGTCGGGCCCGACGGTGCTGCGCAACGACAGCGACACCGGCCACCGGCTGGTCATCGCGCTGCGCGGCACGACTTCCAACCGCTTCGGCGTCGGCGCGACGGTGCGGATCAAAACCGCCACGGGTGAACAGGTGCGCACGCTCGTGCTCGCGCGCGGCTATCTGTCCACGAGCGAGCCCGTGCTGCACTTTGGTCTGGGCAGCGCCGAGCGCGTTCAGGAACTCACCGTCGAGTGGCCGAGCGGCCACCGCCAGAGTTTCGGCAACCTCGCGGCCGATCAAAAGCTGACCCTCATCGAACCCGCCGGCCCGGCCCGGCCAACCGCCTCCGTTCCGCCTGCCGCGCTCTTCCAGGCAGACTCGCTCGGCCTGGTTTCCCGCGAGCAGCCCGAAGCCGACGCCAACGCGCAGCCGTTTCAGCCGTTTACCTTTGACCGCCGCGGTCCCGCGTTGGCGGTGCTCCCCGTGGGCAAAGGCGAACAGCTTCTGCTCGGCGGCACGACCCGCGATCCCCTGCGGGGCTTCTCGGCCGACAACCTCGACGACGGTCCTCTCCTCGTTTTCGAGGCCAACGGCGACGGCGTCCCCGACCTGCTCCAGACCAAGGCCGGCACGAGCCGGCCCTTCGGCCCCGACTATCAGCCCAAACTTCATCTCGGCACGCCCACCGGTTTCACGCCCGCGGCACTGCCAGCCATTCCGCAGAGCACCGGGGCGGCGACCGCGGCGGACCTGGATCGCGACGGCGACCTCGATGCTTTCCTTGGGGCGCGCGTGTTGCCCGGTCGTTACCCGCTCACGCCCCGCAGCGTGCTGCTGCGCAACGACGGCGGCACGTTCACCGAGCTTCCCTTGCCCGAGAATGGCGAACTGGGTCTCGTCACTTCGGCGGTCTTCAGCGATCTCGACCAGGACGGCTGGCCCGACCTGATCCTCGCGACGGAGTGGGGGACGGTCCGCTACCTGCACAACGACGCCGGCAAGGCTTTCACCGATCGCTCCGTCGCGCAGGGTTTCACACAGAGCGGTTTCTGGAGTTCGCTCGTGGCCGCCGATTTCAACGGCGACGGCCGGCCCGATTTCGCGGTGGGCAACCTCGGACTCAACACGCCCTACCACTCCGGTCCGGCGATTCTCTTCCACGGACGATTCGGCGACGGCGGTCCGCCGTCGGTGATCGAGGCCACCCAGGAGGACGGAAAACTTTTTCCGCGGCGCTCGCGCAACGAGCTGGGCGGCCGCATCGCCGGGCTGCTCCGCCGTTATCCCCGCCACAACGAATTCGCCAAGATCGCGCTGCCGGAGATTGTCGGCGCCGAACGCCTCGCCCGCGCCAGGCGCTTCGACGCAACCGAGCTGCGCAGCGGCGTCTATTTGAGCCAGCCCACGGGCCCGCACCGTTTCGTGCCGCTGCCTTGGGAAGTCCAGCTCGCGCCCGTGCAGGGCATGGTCGCGCTCGATCTCACCGGCGACGGTTTCGCGGATCTCGCGTTGGGGCAAAATTCCCATTCGCCCACGCCTTCGCTCGGACGCTTCACCGGTGGACTCGGCGTGATTCTCGTCAACGACGGTCGCGGCGATTTCCGTGCGCTCGACCCGCAGCAGAGCGGTTTCATCGTGCCGGGCGATGTACGGGCCCTTGTGGTGGCCGATCTTGACGGCGATGCCCGGCCGGAGCTGGTGGCCAGCCGCAGCGAGCAGCCCGTGCTGGCCTTCCTGCGCTCCGGGTTCACGGGCCACCAGCCCTTGCGCGTTGTGCTCCAAGGCCCGTCCGGCAACCCGACGGCCATTGGGGCCCGGGTCACGCTCACGCTGGCCGACGGTTCCGTTCGCACCGCCGAAGTCGCGGCGGCTTCCGGTTACTACTCCCAGTCTTCCCCGGCCGCGTTTTTCTGGCTGCCGGTCGCCCCGCGCTCGCTCGCCGTCACCTGGCCCGACGGCCGCGTCTCGACTCACGCGATTGAGTCTAATGGCAGCGCGCACCTCGTGATTGCCGCGCCGCGGTGA
- a CDS encoding FG-GAP repeat domain-containing protein: MNTFSLGRASRHPVRYAGIVAGLIAGIGLALSGCQPRTPAPATANRAAPKTNFPALVYQPVAIGSPAGPEDRPMVTNLQIADLDQDGLPDVIYSEARGNTVRWIRQAPRGVFTEQVIARDLPAPANVWAADVQGSGRLDVLVACMGQIMPNNDRIGSIVVLENLDNRTFQPRTLLEKTARVTDVRAANLTGHTDGKLDLVVGQFGYAQGETRWMKNLGGWRFESQIVNRQSGTVHTPVADFDGDSRPDFAALVTQEWEEVHLFRNPGDGGEFKDTLVWGSTNEDYGGSGLAVADVNRDGRPDLISTNGDGFDYAVRGHRPWHGIQWLENTGQGNFRYHRVGDFPGAYAPCAADLNGDGHTDLVAVSGFADWDDPQSVALMAWLNDGRQNFTPMPLARSPIKLVTAAVGDLDGDGVPEIVTGALHAFPPFERLSNITLWRRQ, translated from the coding sequence ATGAACACGTTCTCCCTTGGACGGGCCAGCCGCCACCCGGTGCGTTATGCCGGCATCGTAGCCGGACTGATCGCCGGCATCGGCCTGGCGCTGAGCGGTTGCCAGCCGCGGACACCGGCCCCGGCCACTGCAAACCGGGCCGCACCGAAGACGAACTTCCCGGCGCTGGTTTACCAGCCCGTCGCGATCGGGAGCCCGGCCGGACCCGAGGATCGTCCGATGGTGACCAACCTCCAGATCGCCGACCTCGACCAGGACGGCCTGCCCGACGTGATCTACAGCGAAGCCCGCGGCAACACCGTGCGCTGGATCCGGCAGGCCCCGCGCGGGGTGTTCACCGAGCAGGTCATCGCCCGCGACCTGCCGGCCCCGGCCAACGTCTGGGCCGCCGATGTGCAGGGCAGCGGCCGGCTCGATGTGCTCGTCGCCTGCATGGGGCAGATCATGCCCAACAACGACCGCATCGGCTCCATCGTGGTGCTGGAGAATCTCGACAACCGCACTTTCCAACCCCGCACACTCCTCGAAAAAACCGCGCGCGTGACCGATGTGCGCGCCGCCAACCTCACCGGCCACACCGACGGCAAACTCGATCTCGTGGTCGGCCAGTTTGGCTACGCGCAGGGCGAGACCCGCTGGATGAAGAACCTCGGCGGCTGGCGGTTCGAGAGCCAGATCGTCAACCGCCAGTCGGGCACCGTGCACACGCCGGTCGCCGACTTCGACGGCGACAGCCGGCCCGATTTTGCCGCGCTCGTCACCCAGGAGTGGGAGGAGGTCCATCTCTTTCGCAACCCCGGCGACGGCGGCGAATTCAAGGACACGCTCGTCTGGGGCTCGACCAACGAGGACTACGGCGGCAGCGGGCTCGCCGTGGCCGACGTGAACCGCGACGGACGCCCCGACCTGATCAGCACCAACGGCGACGGCTTCGACTACGCCGTGCGCGGCCACCGGCCGTGGCACGGCATCCAGTGGCTGGAAAACACCGGCCAGGGCAACTTCCGCTACCACCGCGTCGGGGACTTTCCCGGCGCCTATGCGCCCTGCGCCGCCGACCTCAACGGCGACGGCCACACCGACCTCGTCGCCGTGAGCGGCTTCGCCGACTGGGACGACCCGCAGTCCGTCGCGCTGATGGCCTGGCTCAACGACGGCCGCCAGAACTTCACGCCGATGCCGCTCGCGCGCAGCCCGATCAAGCTCGTCACCGCCGCGGTCGGAGACCTCGACGGTGACGGTGTGCCCGAGATCGTGACGGGGGCGCTCCACGCGTTCCCGCCCTTCGAACGGTTGAGCAACATCACGCTGTGGCGCCGACAGTGA
- a CDS encoding FG-GAP repeat domain-containing protein produces the protein MPLPTPPTERLIIATAALACLLVGGCSRQEPVAAPVAAKPAQPGLVDDSRLLVPQTVGAPIGRPPWIAHVNALDLDRDGRTDLVFCEAQDSEVRWLRQTAPGVFEEQLLAASLKAPVHAEAADMDGDGDLDLLVASMGAVFPNNDRIGTIFILENDGRQNFTARAVLENTTRPVDVRAADLDGDGDLDLAVAHFGYDQGEVAWLERTGPWEFRRHVLSELSGSINVCIADFNGDARPDIVALISQQWEEVHLFENQGAGKFGSRRLWGSTNEDYGSSGLTIADLNRDGRTDIIFTNGDGFGPAATPGPRPWHSVQWLENSGDGNYRHHRIAHLPGAYSPIVADLDGDGHPDIIASTAYADWNNRNRNVISLMWFRNDGRARFEPRLLARTPKDQITLAAGDFDGTGRVSLATGGFYIYPPYDAMSRLTLWRRPTRP, from the coding sequence ATGCCCCTGCCGACCCCACCGACCGAACGCCTGATCATCGCCACCGCCGCGCTGGCCTGCCTGCTGGTTGGCGGCTGTTCGCGCCAGGAGCCCGTCGCGGCCCCGGTCGCAGCAAAGCCGGCGCAACCCGGCCTGGTGGACGACTCCCGGCTGCTTGTACCGCAAACGGTCGGCGCGCCGATCGGCCGGCCGCCGTGGATCGCCCACGTGAATGCCCTCGACCTCGACCGCGACGGCCGCACGGACCTCGTGTTCTGCGAAGCCCAGGACAGCGAGGTGCGCTGGCTGCGCCAGACCGCGCCCGGTGTGTTCGAGGAGCAACTGCTCGCCGCCAGCCTGAAGGCGCCCGTGCATGCCGAGGCCGCCGACATGGACGGCGACGGCGATCTGGACCTGCTCGTGGCGAGCATGGGCGCGGTGTTCCCCAACAACGACCGCATCGGCACGATCTTCATCCTCGAGAACGACGGCCGGCAGAACTTCACCGCCCGCGCCGTGCTGGAGAACACCACCCGCCCCGTGGATGTGCGCGCCGCCGATCTTGATGGCGACGGCGACCTCGATCTGGCCGTCGCGCACTTCGGTTACGATCAGGGCGAGGTGGCGTGGCTGGAACGCACCGGTCCCTGGGAATTCCGCCGCCATGTGCTGTCGGAGTTGTCCGGCTCGATCAACGTCTGCATCGCCGACTTCAACGGCGACGCCCGCCCCGACATCGTCGCGCTCATCTCGCAACAGTGGGAGGAGGTGCACCTGTTCGAGAACCAGGGCGCCGGAAAATTCGGCTCCCGCCGGCTGTGGGGCTCGACCAACGAGGACTACGGCAGCAGCGGCCTGACCATCGCCGACCTCAACCGCGACGGACGCACCGACATCATCTTCACCAACGGCGACGGCTTCGGCCCCGCCGCGACGCCCGGTCCGCGGCCCTGGCACAGCGTGCAGTGGCTGGAGAACAGCGGCGACGGCAACTACCGTCACCACCGCATCGCCCACCTGCCCGGCGCCTACTCGCCGATCGTCGCGGACCTCGACGGCGACGGTCACCCCGACATCATCGCCTCCACCGCCTACGCCGACTGGAACAATCGCAACCGGAACGTCATTTCGCTGATGTGGTTTCGCAATGACGGCCGCGCGCGCTTCGAGCCGCGCCTGCTCGCCCGCACGCCGAAGGACCAGATCACGCTCGCCGCGGGCGACTTCGACGGCACGGGCCGCGTGTCGCTGGCCACCGGCGGCTTCTACATCTACCCGCCCTACGACGCCATGAGCCGCCTCACGCTCTGGCGCCGCCCCACCCGCCCATGA